The Cydia amplana chromosome 19, ilCydAmpl1.1, whole genome shotgun sequence genome includes a window with the following:
- the LOC134656802 gene encoding uncharacterized protein LOC134656802 — protein sequence MRGFLILLTLCLVFSSCEMKRKKVRDYPTEKQLTLQRKETTPVDFTRLLVMRVVYGVAKMMGFQEQVGNVLNGALVPPGADDDDDDDFFGDDDDDDGIFGGDDDY from the coding sequence ATGAGAGGCTTTTTAATTCTATTGACGTTGTGCTTGGTGTTTTCATCATGTGAAATGAAGAGGAAAAAGGTGAGGGATTACCCAACGGAGAAGCAGTTGACTTTGCAAAGAAAGGAAACGACGCCCGTGGACTTTACTAGGCTACTGGTGATGAGGGTTGTGTACGGAGTGGCGAAGATGATGGGTTTCCAAGAGCAAGTTGGTAATGTGTTGAATGGTGCTCTTGTTCCACCGGGAgccgatgatgatgacgatgatgacTTTTtcggtgatgatgatgatgacgatggtATCTTTGGTGGTGATGACGATTACTAG